DNA sequence from the Rhizobium sp. ZPR4 genome:
CGGGAAGAGGCGCCAGCGTGGTCTTACCGTCCGGTGTTACCCAACATTCACGGCGATAATGCACGACCTCGGCCGACAGCACCAATTCCCGGACAAAACAACTTTTGTAGCCTTTGAACCGTGAGCCGGCCGGAACATTGGCTTGCAAGATCACCTCCCGGCTGACCCGCTTCACATCGAGCTTCGGGCCGCGTGGCTTCTTCTTGCTCGCCGGTTTGTCGCCGGATTTGATATCGGTTGCCTTGTCCATGCCGGACGGCCGAAACGGCGGGCGCGGCGGCAGACTCTTCAGTCGGGCGATCTCATCGCGCAGCTGCTGGTTCTCGACCTTGAGGCGGGTGTTTTCTAGGCGCAGCTCTGCGTTTTCCTCGCGAAGCACTGCGTTCTCGGACCGCAGTACCGCGACCTCGGCCTTGAGCGCGTGCAATTCCTCGACGAGCCCGCCAACGAGCCGGCGCATCGCCACAAGGGACAGAGTTTCGACATACTCGACAGAGGGAAGCGGTCTCTTTGCCATCCCCGGATTGAATCATGATTTGCGCTGCCAGCGGAATCCCCCATGGCTGATAATCTGCCCATAGAGCATTCTTTTGTTTACGCTTGTCTGGAACCGGTCGGGCGGAACACGGTCACGAAAGCAGATCGGATCTATGACAAGTTGACCGCATCTACTGTGGGCGGTGAACCAAAGTCGCCGGCAATCACTCGGGAAATATGTTGCTGAATTGCGACCGCACTAGCCTCCACCGTTTTGGAAGTGACGTCTAAATCCAGGATAAACGGATGTAGAGGCTTGAGGACTCGAGCTTTACTGCTTCTCTCTCTGGAAGCTCGTGTGTCGATCGACTTTAGCCGATCCCGACGTGTAGGCGTGGAGACGCGGCGCACTAGTTCTTCTTCATCGCAAAGCAATCTGACAGGTACCATCAGAGCCTCGCGCTGCTGCGCGGCATTGGCGATCTGTTGAAAGGTGCGAACACTACGTTCGTCATCTTCGGTAAGGGCCTGCGTGAAGATGTAATTCGCCGAGGGAGGGCTGTACGCAACAATTGCGTCCAGGACCACCTGCCGGATTCTCCCGGTGTATTCCGATATCCCTTTTGGAAGAGGCGTGGTCCCGTCGTCGTCCAAGAGGCGGAATATGGGGTTATTGAACCAATGGTTATCAATGACTTTTGCGGAAACGAGGGTGCTCAATTCATTGGCGATTGTCAGTTTTCCGACGCCAGGAAAACCCATCAGCAAAACGAAAATTCGCATAGCGGTGTCAACTTCTCAACGGTTCACCGAGAGAACAATAGGGGATATTTCCGACGCTGCAACGTCTGCCGCGCCAACAAATCTGCCCCACTTACATTTGCGGGTAACTGGGGGTACGCGGAGCAAAAGGGGTGGCAGCCAACTGGTGGCTCGAGGGGAACATCTTCGGAAGCAGTCATAAGGCCACGGCGTCTCGTAATTGTTGCAGAGCCTTGATAGGCTTAGCGTATGAAACCGCCGATAGTTCTCACCCCCTATGACCCGATCTGGACCGATCTATTTGAGAGGGAACGGACCGCTCTGCAAAGAGCAGATATCGGATGGTTCAGGGCCATTCACCACGTCGGCAGCACGTCTATTCCAGGGATTGCTGCCAAACCGATTATAGACATTTTGGTCGGCCTACGTTGCGATGACGACGGCAGAGCTTGCGTTGAAGCAATGCATCAATTGGGCTATGAGTATCGCGGTGACGGCGGCATCCCTGGACGTCACTACTATCGGAAGGGAACACCGCATACGCATCATGTTCACATGTGGGTGGAGAGCCATCCGGAATACGGACGACATCTTCGCTTTCGTGATTATCTCAGGTCTCATCCGGAAGAAGCACGAGCCTACGAAGCTCTAAAGCGCGAGCTGGCTGAACGCTTTGTTTCTGATACCCTTTCTTATTCCCAGGCCAAGGACGAGTTCTGTCAACGGATTGACGAGTTAGCTAGGAGACAAGCCTGATCTGGCTGCTTGGTTTCGTCAGCAAATGCAGCGTCAGACAGGCGACTTCACCAAGTCAGCCAGCGGCGGGATCTTTGATCCAGCGTCCGCAAGGCCGAGGCGGTCGCCAAGATAAGTATAGAATGAGATGTCGAGCTTCTGGCAGGTCTTCAGTAAGCCTAGCATGACGTCGCGAGTGATACGCCCATCAAGGCTCATGGTCCCACCGGAGATCTTTCGCTTGGTGATGAAGCTGCGCAGGTCGTTCTCCGAGGCGTTGGTGTGCAGCGGAATCTCGGGATGTTCGAGGACTTTGAGAAGCTCCTGTTGCCGCCGATGCAAGCGCACGAGCAACTTGTCGAGGGCGTCATAGCCGGTGCGCAGGGTGAAGATGCGATCGAACCTGCGTCGGAATGCATAGGCTGCCTGCGGTGATGGCTTTTGCTTCCAGACCTTGAGCGCCGTGTAGAAGCGCCAGACGAGGTCACGGATCAATTCGACGCATCGCACCTCTCGTCGCTTTGCCGGCATCAGCTTTTGCAACAGGCGCTCGCAATGGATCCAGCACAAAGCGTGATTGCCGACGCGGAACTGGCCGGCATCGTCGGAGACAATGATGGTATTGCCGAGCAGGCCATGATGGCGGATCGTGCCCCAGCTGGCGGCTTCGACCAGCAGACGCATCAGCTGTCGATCGAAGATATCGATCCCTCTACTGGTCAGATGCTCCAGGAAAGCAACCTGATCGGCAAAGATAATGGCGGATCTGCTCTGGAGCTTCTCCATGATCGCCTGCTCGACAAAACCCTGTGTTCGCAGCCAGTGCATCGCTTCGTCATTCAGGACATAGTCCTGATGGCCAGCTTTCAGGATGGACAGGAAGTTGAGCCGCGATTTGGAAAAGCCGGTGCGGAAGGTGGAAAAGCGCTCGCCGCCGATCTGGGTGGTGTAGGCGTTGCGCCTGATATGGCGGGCACCGGTGTCATCGACGGTGATAAAGGGTGCTGAAACAAGCCCGGCATGCAGAACCGCGCTGTCTTCAATGATAAACGGATCGAGATGCGTGGTCAGCAGCCGCACGACCTGCCGTTTCGAGATCTCGACGCCGACGCTGTTGAGCATCTCCGTCAGCCTGGGCGTCGTAACCTGTCCCTGCGCATGGAGTGCCAGACAGATCCGACGCAAATTGCGACCAAAACCACCGGCAACCCCGTCTGGCAAAGGGGCGGTAATCAGTTTGCCCTGGGGCGTCAGCCAGCGTTCCCGGCGATAGTTTACGAGCTCCGCCGACAGAATCAGGTCACGGACCAAAAAGTTCTTGTATCCTTTGAAGCGTGAGCCTTCGGGTACATCGACTGTCAGCGTCACAGTGCGGGTGATCCGGTTCTTGTCGCGCTTAGAGCCCCGCGGCAGCTTACCCGGAGTTCGATCATCCTTCGCGTCGTCCTCAGCAGAACCTGTTGCCTTGTCCATACCCGATGGTCGAAATGGTGGACGTGGCGGTAGTTTCTTCAGCCGCGCGATCTCGTCACGCAGTTGCTGGTTCTCGACCTTCAGGCGGGCATTTTCCAATCGGAGTTCGGTATTGTCCTGCCGCAAGGCCTCGCTCTCGGATCGCAGTGTGACCTCGGCCTTCAACGCATGTAGCTCTTCGACGAGCCCGCCGACAAGCCGACGCATCGCCACCAGCGACAGCGTCTCAACATGCTCAACGGACGGTAGTGGCTTCTTCCCCATAGCAAGAAGGAATCATGATTTGCTCGCTGGCGGAATCGGCCATGACAGCCATCGGATTCAAGGCTGCTGCTTATGCACAGCTAACTGAGCGTTCGTCTTCGTCATCTCGAAAACGTTCGCGGCGCCACCCTTTCTGCCCCGCGTACTAACTGGGGCAAAATCGATGGGAACGCCGGCGCAAACCGGCAAGGAGTAGATGGTGCAAGTCCATTGCGATGAAGGAGTAGCGATCCACATCGGCCCCGAGTCATGCGCGGGCAGTCGTGAGGCTGTAGGTGAAGTGTTGACAAAGGGGCATGCAGGCCAGCCATTGAGCCGCGAAAGTTTGGACATTTCATGTGCCGACACTTTCCTTCTATGCGGAAGGCAATACGAGCAAGCGCGTTTTCGCGAGCGTCCGTTCGACCCGACGCGGTCGCAGACCCTGGCATGCATGGGCGCTCCTTGCGCGGGAGCCGGGAGGCCTCGTGATTGGCCACGTGGCTTATTCGAATGAGCTAGGCAGATCCCAGCCACCCTATTGAGCCAGACGGATACATTCTCACCTGCAAGTTGTCGGGCGCGGTTTCGTTCTCGGGTAGGATAACTCTTGAGGGGCTTTATGAAATATTTCGATCCGACAGAAGCGCGCATCGCATGGGATGACACAGACTGAAAAAGAGGCGTGAGACACGACCACCACCAGAAAACGTTTAGGGAGTTTCGTCAGTAGCGAAGTAGTCATCTTCATTAGGCCGTCTTTGCCTTTTGATGCTGTCCAGTGGAGCTTTTCAATCATGTACAACCCCATGGAAGACCTAGTGGTTTGGCTTTGCAGGGAGGGCGGCGCAAGCTGGGGATATGTAAAGTGTCGCTTGACGCTATGCGACATCCTCCGATATCCGAAAGAATGAAAATTCGGAATGTGATGCGGTGTATTGGAGTCGCGCGAGAAAGTGTAACGCACGGCGCATTTGGTTTTGCGGTACTGAAAGACAATCGATCTGGAGATAATTAAGCCATGAGGAGAACCAAAAGCGACGTCATCCGTGCTCCTGTTCATCCCGGCAGGTTCGTAAAGACCGATGTTATCGAGCCGCTCGGCCTGACGGTAACCGCTGCGGCCGACGTTCTCGGTGTCACGCGAGCTGCCCTATCCGCACTTCTCAACGAGCGCGCCGATCTTTCGCCTGAGATGGCAATTCGGATTGGGAAGGCTTTCGGCGTCGCAATGGAGACCCTGATGCGGATGCAGAATAGCTTTGACATCGCTGTGGCACGTAAGAAAGCCGAAGACATCGACGTCTCACCCTACAAGGGAAAATCCTCGCAACAGATTGTATCGCTATGATCTGCCCAGCTATCCGCTCCCCAGGCGGGCTCCTCACGTACGAAAGCCGGCGACCAAATGAAGCTTGAAGACATTACTGCCGGCCAGAGTTTGTCTGGGATCGAGCCGTCCCAAATCGTGACCGTTGTCGCGACAGTTCCCCTTGGTGAGGGTGCCGTGCAGCTTATCTACCGGACCCCGGAAGGCAGCATGAAGGAACGTTTCCTCAGTCGCGGAGACGAGCCTTCCGTCGATGTCGCCACTGTCGAGCGGCCGTTCTCTTTCGCTGGGGATGGTGCGATATTCCAGCTTGTGTGCGAGGCTAAGCGGATTGATCTTGCTTTCCTCTTCGATCCGATGATGGCGGTCCACAGCTCGAATGTTGAGCCATTGCCGCACCAGATCACCGCCGTATATGAATCACTTCTGCCTCGGCAGCCCCTGCGGTTTGTCCTCGCCGACGATCCCGGCGCCGGCAAGACAATCATGGCCGGGCTTTACATCCGCGAACTCATTATGCGTGCGGATTCGCATCGCATCCTAATTGTCGCCCCCGGCAGCTTGGTCGAGCAGTGGCGAGACGAGCTTTACGAGAAATTCGGGCTGGAGTTTCACGTCTATTCTCCCCTTCTCGAGCAGACCTCGCCGAGCGGGAATCCGTTCGACGACTATCCCCGCCTCATTGTCCGACTCGACCAGATTTCCCGTAACGAGGAGCTTCAAGACAAACTATGCGCTCCGGGCTGGGACCTCGCTGTTTTCGACGAAGCGCATAAGCTTTCAGCCCACTATTTCGGCTCGAAACTGGAAAAGACAGGCCGCTTCCGCTTCGCCGAAAAGCTGGGTGCTCATGTCCGGCATCTGCTGTTGATGACGGCGACACCCCACAACGGGAAGGAGGAGGACTTTCAGCTCTTCCTTTCGTTACTCGACTCCGACCGCTTCTACGGCAAGTTTCGCGACGGCGTGCACAAAGTCGATGCCTCAGACCTGATGCGTCGCATGGTAAAGGAAGAGCTGGTCAAATTCGACGGCACGCCGCTCTTCCCAGAGCGCAAGGCGTATACCGTCAACTATGAACTCTCGCCGATCGAAGCCGCCTTGTACGACGCCGTTACCAACTACGTGCAAACGGAGATGGGCAAGGCCGACCAGCTCGAAGGCGCCCGCAAAGGTTCGGTTGGCTTTGCCCTCACCGCGTTGCAACGACGGCTTGCTTCAAGCCCTGAAGCGATCTTCCAGTCTCTGAAGCGCCGCCGCGAGCGGCTGGAGAACCGGCTGCGCGACGAGAAGCTTGGAATCAAGGGGAGACACGACCTCGCCGAAACCTATGCCACCGCGCCGGAGGATGAAGACGACCTCAGCGCCGAGGAGCAGGAGTCTCTCGAAGAAAACCTCATCGACGACGCGACCGCCGCCAAAACGGTCGCGGAGCTTGAAGCCGAGATCATTATCCTGAAGGGGCTGGAGGAGCAGGCAAAAGCTGTCGTCGCCTCCGGGCAGGACCGCAAATGGGATGAACTGTCGAGAATCCTTCAGAACAATCCCGAAATGCGCGACGCCTCCGGCCGTCAGCGCAAGATCATCATCTTTTCCGAGCACCGTGACACCTTAAACTACCTTCAGGCGCGGATTGCCGGCGTGCTCGGCAATCCCGACGCCATCGTGACGATCCACGGCGGCACACACCGCGACGAGCGCCGCCGCCTTCAGGCGCTCTTCCGCTCCGACCCCGACGTCCGCGTGCTAGTGGCGACCGATGCGGCAGGCGAAGGTGTCAACCTTCAGAACGCCAACCTCATGGTCAATTATGACCTCCCTTGGAACCCGAATCGGCTGGAGCAGCGGTTTGGCCGGATTCACCGCATCGGTCAGACCGAGGTTTGCCATCTGTGGAATCTAGTTGCCAAGGAAACCCGCGAGGGCGATGTCTATCACCGCCTGCTGCTCAAGCTTGAGGTCGAGAGCCAAGCCCTGCATGGACGCGTGTTCGATATTCTCGGAGAGGTCTTCGAGGAAACAAGCCTGAAGGATCTTCTGCTAGAGGCGATCCGTTACGGTGATCGCCCGGATGTCCGCGCCCGTCTCACCCAGAAGATCGATAGGGCGCTCGACCACGACCATCTGAAATCCCTCTTGAATCGCAACGCGCTCGCTCAGGAAACCATGAGTCCTGAGCGCCTGTTCGCGGTAAAGGAGGAAATGGAGAAGGCGGAGGCCCGGCGGCTTCAGCCATACTTCGTCCGAGCTTTCTTCTCCAAGGCCCTCGACGCGCTTGGCGGCACGGCGCATCCACGCGAGTCCGGCCGTTACGAGATAAGCCATGTTCCATCGACGATCCGCGAGCGTGACCGCCGCCTGACGGGCCGGAACCGGCGCGACCATGAACCGGTCTTGCGGCGTTACAGCCGCATTTGCTTTGAGCGTCAGGCCATCCAGCCGCTCGACAAGGGGGGGCTCGAGCGCGCCGTTCTTATGCACCCCGGCCATCCGCTCATGCTCGCCATGTCGGATATGATCCTGGAGCAGCACACCAATCTTCTTAGGCAGGGGTCACTTCTTGTTGACTCGTCCGATGAGGGACTCGACCCGACGCTGCTGTTCCTGCTGACGCATGAGATAAAGTCCGGCGACAATACAGTGCTGTCGAAGCGCCTGCAATTCGTGCGGGTTGGCCCGGATGGGCAAGCGACCTTCGCCGGATGGGCGCCCCATCTCGACCTTGAGCCTTTGCCGGATGCCGAGCGCCCCTTACTCAAGGACGTACTCGACGCGCCATGGCTATCCTCCGGTCAGGAAGCGCGCGCCTTGTCCCTCGCCGCGACGACGCTGGTGCCAGAGCACTATGGCGAAGTCGCGCAGCGGCGCATTGACCATGTGGAGAAGACGCTGAACGCCGTCCATGAGCGGCTGAGCAAGGAAATCGCCTTCTGGCAGGACCGTTGGATGAAGCTGAAGGACGATGCCGAGGCCGGAAAGGACGTGCGGCTCAACCTTCAGAATGTCGAGCGCACGCTTGGCGACCTTCAGGGCCGTCTGGATAATCGGAAGAAAGAGCTTCAGGCCATGCGCCATGTTGTGAACGGCACGCCGGTCGTGTTGGGCGCGGCGCTGATAGTGCCGGCGGGCTTGATGGACAAGCTGCGCGGCGACGAGCCGGTCGATCCTATGTCGACGACTTTCGCGGCCGACGCGGCGGCCCGCTCGCGTATTGAACATCTTGCCATAACGGCCGTCCGGCAGGCTGAAGAGGCGCGCGGCTGCCGTGTTGTCGATGTCTCGGCCGCAAAATGCGGCTGGGATTTGACTTCCTATCCCCCGGCCGTTGACGGCAGGCAGCCCGATCCCAAGCACATCGAGGTGAAGGGTCGCGTGAAGGGCGCAAGCACCGTTACGATCACCCGCAACGAAATGCTTTACGCCTTCAATCAAGGCGACAAGTTCGTGCTGGCGATCGCCATTGTCGGCGAGGACGACTCCATCGAGGGCCCGCACTACATTCCGAGCCCCTTCGACCGCGAACCGGGCTGGGGCGTCGCGTCCATTAACTTCCGTTTGAGCGATCTGCTCGCCAAAGCAGAGGCCAGATGACCGCGCTGCGCCTCGACAAGCTATCGCTGACGAATTTCCGTTGCTTCGCTCATTGCGACGTCGCGTTCCATTCCGGCCTGACCGTGCTGGTCGCGGAGAATGGCAGCGGTAAGACGGCCGTGCTCGACGCCGCCGGAGCTGCTCTCTCGGTCTTCGTCAACGCGATCTATCCGCCGGAGAAGGCCTGGCGGATGGAGCGGAGCGACGTGCGCCTGATTCCCGATCAAGGGCGCAGGATGGCCCCCTGTCTGCCGACCGAATATGACGCGCAAGCCACCGTTCAGGGTGAGGCTGTGACGTGGAAGAGCGCGATAAGGACTTATGGCGACAAAGTGCGTCCGGGCTTCCGGCACCTTGGCCCGATGAAAACGGCTGCGCAGCCCTTCCTCTCCGATACGGCGGTTCTCCCGCTCATCGCCTATTACGGTACGGGCCGCCTCTGGAGCGAGCAACGGCGGACCGAATATCGCCGTTCCTCCGTCACCAATGTCGGGGAGCGCGTCGCCGGCTATGCCGACTGCCTCACGTCATCATCGTCGTTCAAGGGCATTTCGGCATGGTTTGAGCATCGCTTCAGGCAGACGGCATCGCCTTCATTCCGGGAGAGCCTGCAAGCCAACCTTGCGATGATCGAAGGCGTTAAAACTGCCACCGATACGGTTCTTCAGCCCACCGGATGGTCAAGTCTCCGCTGGGATGACGAGCTTCATACCCTGACGGCTAAGCACGAGACGCGAGGGGAGCTGCCATTGTCCATGCTGAGCGATGGCGTTCGCACCATGCTTGCGCTTGTCGCCGACGTTGCGCGCCGCTGCGCCAGCCTCAATCCGCAACTGAGGGAGCGGGCCGCAAGCGAGACCCCCGGTGTTCTCATTGTCGATGAAGTGGACATGCACCTGCATCCCCGCTGGCAGCAGCAGGTGGTCGGCTTGCTGCAAACCGCGTTCCCCGCCCTACAGATCATCGTCAGCACGCACAGCCCGCATGTTCTTTCGACGGTTGACAAGGCATCGGTCCGGGTACTCCACTTCGACCGTGACGAAGCACGGATAGAAACGCCGTCGTTTCAGACCCGAGGGGTGGAAAGCGCCAACGTTCTCGCCGCCGTCATGAATGTCGATCCGGTTCCGCAACTTCAGGAAACGGACAATTTAAGGACCTATCGGGCGCTGATAGAGGATGGCAAAGCGGACGCCGCAGAGGCGCTTGCATTGCGCGAGCGATTGCTCGCGCACTACGGTCCGAAAAGTCAAGTCATGGTTGATTGCGACCGGCTAATCCGCTTCCAGCAGTTCAGGCTCCGGAACGACAAGGGCAAAGGAACCTGATATGCAACACCTTGATCGTGCGGCGGTACCAGCGCCGCCTTGCCTTGGAACCTACAATCAGGGCGCTGACACTTGGGACAACGTATCGTCGCAAGATAGGGCAGAAATCAAAATACATCTCGAGACACTGCAAGGCCGGCGCTGCGCTTATTGTGAAGGTGGCGTCGATAATCTTGGCCAACACATTGAGCATTTCCGGCGCAAAAGCACGTATCCCGCTCTCACCTTCGACTGGAATAATCTCTTTTGGTCTTGCGACGAGAAGGATTCATGCGGTCATTTCAAAGATTCGGGTGCTGGCCCGTACGACGTGGCAGACCTCATCAATCCTTGCTCCGATGATCCGGATCAGTTCTTCACCTTCCGAGCCGATGGCACGATTAGTGTAAGGCACGGCCTGTCACAGCCGCAACAGCATAAAGCGAACGAAACGCTGCGCGTTTTTTCTCTGCATCCGCGGTGGGGACGCTTAAGGAACATGCGCAAAGCCGCTGTCGTCGGATACATCAAATACGTTGCCGATGCCGTCGCTGACGGCTTTTCGGATGATGATATTCACGAACTGATTGCCGAAGAGCTTCAAGCTGCCCGCGGCCTACCATTTTATACGGCCATTAGGCATGTACTGACAGAAAGACCACAGGAATGACCGCTACCGTGAAAACCCCGAAAAAGCTGATCGAGGTCGCTCTGCCTCTGGATGCGATCAACGAGGCCGCTGCGCGCGAGAAGTCGATCCGTCACGGGCACCCGAGCACGCTGCATTTGTGGTGGGCGCGGCGACCGCTTGCCGCGGCCCGTGCTGTGATCTTCGCGCAGATGGTCAACGATCCGTCGTGGAAATGGGAGCTTGAGCATCCGGGCAAGATTCCGCCGAACAATATCAAGGCGAGTTGGGCGGCGAGCAGGAACCGACTCTTCGCCATTATCAAAGACCTAGTGCGGTGGGAGAACACTACCAAGGAGGCAGTGCTGGTAAAAGCGCGGGCCGAAATTCGCAAATCCTGGCGTGAAACCTGCGAACTCAACAAGGATCATCCACAAGCTGCCGAGTTGTTCGATCCCGAAAAATTGCCAGCCTTCCACGACCCCTTCGCGGGCGGCGGGGCGCTCCCGCTTGAGGCACAGCGCCTCGGGTTCGAATCCTACGCGTCCGATCTCAATCCAGTCGCCGTCCTCATCAACAAAGCAATGATCGAAATCCCACCAAAGTTCGCTGGGCGTCCACCAGTGAACCCGGCGGCGGGGAGCAGCCGTGATGCTTGGAGCAAACAGTGGGAAGGAGCGCAGGGGCTCGCCGAAGATATTCGTTACTATGGGCAATGGGTGCGTGACGAGGCGGAAAAGCGAACCCGACATCTGTATCCGCCCGTCGAGATAACAGGAGGAATGGCGGAAGATCGACCCGACCTTAAGCCGCTCATCGGCCAGCAACTAAATGTTATTGCCTATCTCTGGGCTCGCACGGTGAACAGCCCGAACCCCGCGTTTCGTCATGTGGCGGTTCCGTTGGCATCGACTTTTGTCCTATCAAGCAAGACGGGAAAGGAAGCTTACGTCGATCCTGTAATCGATGGCGACCAGTTTCGGTTCATTGTGAGAACCGGCAGGCCTCCGGCCGCAGCAAATGATGGGACAAAGCTATCCCGTGGCGCTAACTTCCGGTGCCTTATCTCCGGGACGGCGATTGAGCCGAACTACATCTATGCAGAGGCGAACGCTGGGCGCATGGGCACTCAGCTCATGGCAATAGTTGTCGAAACTCCGCGTGGACGCATCTACCTCTCGCCGAACGAACTGCATGAAGAAGCGTCCAGGAAGGCTTCGCCGGTGTGGAAGCCTGATACACCGATGCCAAAGAACCCGCGTTGGTTTTCACCGCCGCTCTATGGCCTGGCAACTTACGGAGATATCTTCACTTCACGCCAACTCGTCACTTTGACAACATTGAGCGACCTGATTGGGGAATGCCAAGAAAAGGCCGAATGTGATGCGTCGGCGAGCTTACCAGATGATGTTCGAAGTCTCAGTTCTGGTGGCGGCGGCCCTAAGGCATATTCGGAAGCGGTTGCCATCTATCTCGCTTTCGCGGTTTCAAAAGTTGCGAACATCAGTTCCTCTATTGCTTCGTGGATGAGTGATCGAGGGGCCTTCAGAGAGACTTTTGCAAGGCAAGCTATCCCTATGACATGGGACTTCGCCGAGTCTAATCCATTCACCGACGCAGGTGGTAGCCTTCTCACCGCCATCGATAAGGGGGCTATGGCCATTGAGTTCCTGCCCGCGTCCGGCCGCGGCGTCGTCATTCAGGACAATGCAGCTTCACAAAGCATCTCTCTAGGTAAGGTAATATCGACTGACCCACCATATTACGACAACATCGGCTATGCGGATTTGTCGGACTTCTTTTATGTGTGGTTACGGCGCTCTCTGCGGCCAGTGTTTCCGGATTTATTTGCAACCCTGTCAGTGCCGAAGGCAGAAGAATTGGTTGCAGACCAATACAGACACGGAGGAAAAGCAAAAGCTGAGAGATTTTTCTTGGAGGGCATGACGGAGGTGATGCACCGACTCGCCACGCAGGCTCATCCATCGACTCCGGTGACAATTTACTATGCATTTAAGCAGTCGGAGACGCAGACTTCGCAGGGAACGTCCAGTACAGGTTGGGAGACGTTCTTGGATGCTGTCATCCGTTCGGGTTTTGCGTTGACTGGCACTTGGCCTGTACGGACTGAAGGAGCTGGTCGCATCATCGCGAAAGGAACAAACGCTCTCGCATCCAGTATCGTTCTTGTTTGCCGCCCGCGTCCGGCAACGGCTGGAACTATTTCCCAGCGCGATTTTCAGCGCGAGCTGAACAGGGTTCTTCCCGAGGCACTTGACGAAATGACGCGCGGCTCGGGCGAAGATCGCTCTCCGGTCGCGCCGGTCGACCTGTCGCAGGCAATCATTGGTCCTGGCATGGCGGTATTCTCCAAATATGCCGCCGTGCTTAAGGCAGATGGTACCGCGATGACCGTGCAAATGGCCCTTCGCCTCATTAACCGCTTCCTCGCCGAAGATGACTTCGATCATGATACGCAGTTCTGCCTACATTGGTTCGAGCAATATGGCTGGAAGGAGGGCCGGTTTGGTGAAGCCGACACGCTTGCCCGCGCCAAGGGCACCAGCGTTGATGGCGTAAAGAAATCGGGTGTGATCGAGTCCGGTAGTTCGATTGTCAGACTCAAACGCTGGAAAGAATATGATCCCGATTGGGTCCCAGATAAGGACGGGCGCCTGCCGATTTGGGAGGCGCTACATCAA
Encoded proteins:
- a CDS encoding chloramphenicol phosphotransferase — encoded protein: MRIFVLLMGFPGVGKLTIANELSTLVSAKVIDNHWFNNPIFRLLDDDGTTPLPKGISEYTGRIRQVVLDAIVAYSPPSANYIFTQALTEDDERSVRTFQQIANAAQQREALMVPVRLLCDEEELVRRVSTPTRRDRLKSIDTRASRERSSKARVLKPLHPFILDLDVTSKTVEASAVAIQQHISRVIAGDFGSPPTVDAVNLS
- a CDS encoding GrpB family protein — its product is MKPPIVLTPYDPIWTDLFERERTALQRADIGWFRAIHHVGSTSIPGIAAKPIIDILVGLRCDDDGRACVEAMHQLGYEYRGDGGIPGRHYYRKGTPHTHHVHMWVESHPEYGRHLRFRDYLRSHPEEARAYEALKRELAERFVSDTLSYSQAKDEFCQRIDELARRQA
- a CDS encoding transposase, encoding MGKKPLPSVEHVETLSLVAMRRLVGGLVEELHALKAEVTLRSESEALRQDNTELRLENARLKVENQQLRDEIARLKKLPPRPPFRPSGMDKATGSAEDDAKDDRTPGKLPRGSKRDKNRITRTVTLTVDVPEGSRFKGYKNFLVRDLILSAELVNYRRERWLTPQGKLITAPLPDGVAGGFGRNLRRICLALHAQGQVTTPRLTEMLNSVGVEISKRQVVRLLTTHLDPFIIEDSAVLHAGLVSAPFITVDDTGARHIRRNAYTTQIGGERFSTFRTGFSKSRLNFLSILKAGHQDYVLNDEAMHWLRTQGFVEQAIMEKLQSRSAIIFADQVAFLEHLTSRGIDIFDRQLMRLLVEAASWGTIRHHGLLGNTIIVSDDAGQFRVGNHALCWIHCERLLQKLMPAKRREVRCVELIRDLVWRFYTALKVWKQKPSPQAAYAFRRRFDRIFTLRTGYDALDKLLVRLHRRQQELLKVLEHPEIPLHTNASENDLRSFITKRKISGGTMSLDGRITRDVMLGLLKTCQKLDISFYTYLGDRLGLADAGSKIPPLADLVKSPV
- a CDS encoding HigA family addiction module antitoxin, whose translation is MRRTKSDVIRAPVHPGRFVKTDVIEPLGLTVTAAADVLGVTRAALSALLNERADLSPEMAIRIGKAFGVAMETLMRMQNSFDIAVARKKAEDIDVSPYKGKSSQQIVSL
- a CDS encoding helicase-related protein; this encodes MKLEDITAGQSLSGIEPSQIVTVVATVPLGEGAVQLIYRTPEGSMKERFLSRGDEPSVDVATVERPFSFAGDGAIFQLVCEAKRIDLAFLFDPMMAVHSSNVEPLPHQITAVYESLLPRQPLRFVLADDPGAGKTIMAGLYIRELIMRADSHRILIVAPGSLVEQWRDELYEKFGLEFHVYSPLLEQTSPSGNPFDDYPRLIVRLDQISRNEELQDKLCAPGWDLAVFDEAHKLSAHYFGSKLEKTGRFRFAEKLGAHVRHLLLMTATPHNGKEEDFQLFLSLLDSDRFYGKFRDGVHKVDASDLMRRMVKEELVKFDGTPLFPERKAYTVNYELSPIEAALYDAVTNYVQTEMGKADQLEGARKGSVGFALTALQRRLASSPEAIFQSLKRRRERLENRLRDEKLGIKGRHDLAETYATAPEDEDDLSAEEQESLEENLIDDATAAKTVAELEAEIIILKGLEEQAKAVVASGQDRKWDELSRILQNNPEMRDASGRQRKIIIFSEHRDTLNYLQARIAGVLGNPDAIVTIHGGTHRDERRRLQALFRSDPDVRVLVATDAAGEGVNLQNANLMVNYDLPWNPNRLEQRFGRIHRIGQTEVCHLWNLVAKETREGDVYHRLLLKLEVESQALHGRVFDILGEVFEETSLKDLLLEAIRYGDRPDVRARLTQKIDRALDHDHLKSLLNRNALAQETMSPERLFAVKEEMEKAEARRLQPYFVRAFFSKALDALGGTAHPRESGRYEISHVPSTIRERDRRLTGRNRRDHEPVLRRYSRICFERQAIQPLDKGGLERAVLMHPGHPLMLAMSDMILEQHTNLLRQGSLLVDSSDEGLDPTLLFLLTHEIKSGDNTVLSKRLQFVRVGPDGQATFAGWAPHLDLEPLPDAERPLLKDVLDAPWLSSGQEARALSLAATTLVPEHYGEVAQRRIDHVEKTLNAVHERLSKEIAFWQDRWMKLKDDAEAGKDVRLNLQNVERTLGDLQGRLDNRKKELQAMRHVVNGTPVVLGAALIVPAGLMDKLRGDEPVDPMSTTFAADAAARSRIEHLAITAVRQAEEARGCRVVDVSAAKCGWDLTSYPPAVDGRQPDPKHIEVKGRVKGASTVTITRNEMLYAFNQGDKFVLAIAIVGEDDSIEGPHYIPSPFDREPGWGVASINFRLSDLLAKAEAR